From Anopheles arabiensis isolate DONGOLA chromosome 3, AaraD3, whole genome shotgun sequence, a single genomic window includes:
- the LOC120899986 gene encoding uncharacterized protein LOC120899986 isoform X4 yields the protein MDTMTFDDEPPPEPREGWLLVRVFVPELNVHKSLQFPSDKIVWDVKQQCLASLPKVAYWFWELKESFNYGLFSPPSNGKAGKFLDEERRLGDYPFNGPVGYLELKYKRRVYKMLNLDERQLKALHTRANLRRFIECINSGQVEKIAKMCAKGLDPNFHCQETGETPLTIATGSKKPNKLLIALVNGGALLDYRTRDGATALHRAVERDSLEAVSTLLELGASPNYRDTKGLTPVYLSVTRKTDPKISEVLLHDHATLGIQDSQGWQEVHQVAVIAGNLELAEMIQNYKNEDIVPFRGPPRYNPRRRSGLGWGSTLSRIYGGPPSPCPSEHPFSSASSSLSEGSSHRSHEDDISIVTDKSLGDTSDIISDSSGVGTNSDSAACSIGHPSTTVVCMEGYDAGLSGHIHIQPGDVIEVVGSTDCGLLEGFVRGTNKTGFFPASCVQEVQFRQKSIINVSTSTPHHHYLINTSSNEIVSHNLQQQLHQQQQQQQQQQQQHQQQQQQQQPSLFEQQQHTQLHYNSQTAPRMKKSIIGEPRTVVLHRAKRGFGFILRGAKASSPLMQLKPSPRCPALQYLDDVDPGGVADIAGLKPGDFLLAINSEDVTCASHEHVVDLIRNSGSLVSMTVVTLSQNLINSMMLEASEIGSQHSSGSGMSTPISSRQCSTLPRRMNSGPPGSNCKQPAPMPPRRDPKTTLSVGRARAKSMVAGLEGGGEKCTDDDELLSATKSTSAESIHQAQTQLLQAQQQCHSAIGTPTQTGPGTPVQPRTASIKSRPTSSRITAAELEELFQRQQGADANRCSMLMSSSRFQSTGFDSGAGTPPISPQKGPIVYASVAEMKRKKSSKAGMGTLKGRPIPIPQVGSDLKRTFHSTPDLASMSSSNQNGGSSLHYGSSSGTGSQLAINANGWYNTVGHKGHRSQDDMHSLHMSLQRLNLPPPNHPPPPPPVGQVVKVDVSRGSEYECLTALRKHIAQKAKVQSLVQEAEVMSSFKPASNAKLYASPQDIRNVGYRTVNVAGATTSPSLTGSTSAAGNNSASSCGSNGSNTNSNVELCKSGSLRSNASSTININSSAVTGSVINNVTTVTISGNGNVATNSTSSNQYAQPGRPGADTQQQIAQPQALYKSPPNSAPPLPEPDYSLSESDPDEDNSVRLVRTHIKTNGDLKTQNPGMAAETSGNSNTSGSSTGSSSMPQSFSVEEIQKIRTKLKSSKSYPNDFLRQQNSQPSQPGVEHGASGGVPHEEGDNSSSGVSSDQEITITCNDTAKQPKPSFPKQMVGTTVLKTNVTTSTLAAAGTGASGLIESKKVTLHLGASADTKLQHNNNLTERRNDAADNDDADQDDNDSPSPPATGFQRHNSLTRKQAATIAANRAKANQQNIQQRHAVTLATLPPPIEAADSDEADSWSHPLQSSGGDGAAQLVEGAGMVVLAPPPEFSDSTVSHITGPISGGVSINVQPHHSHQHTHQHHQHQHVHHHHQHTGSGGSLALGGHNPNCKRVRIVGAVPKVNRMNSQ from the exons GAATTAAAAGAAAGCTTCAATTATGGATTATTCTCCCCACCATCAAACGGTAAAGCTGGTAAATTCCTGGATGAAGAACGGCGATTAGGAGACTACCCTTTTAATGGACCAGTGGGCTACCTAGAG CTCAAATATAAGCGACGCGTCTACAAGATGCTCAACTTAGATGAACGCCAACTGAAAGCTTTGCACACACGTGCTAACCTTCGACGCTTCATTGAGTGCATCAATAGCGGTCAGGTGGAAAAAATCGCCAAGATGTGTGCCAAAGGATTGGATCCCAATTTTCATTGCCAGGAAACGGGTGAAACGCCACTTACTATTGCCACTGGTTCAAAGAAGCCGAACAAGCTACTGATCGCGCTCGTAAACGGTGGTGCTCTATTGGACTATCGAACCCGTGACGGCGCCACTGCGTTACATAGAGCCGTAGAACGCGACAGTCTAGAAGCGGTCAG CACGCTTTTGGAATTAGGAGCATCTCCAAACTATCGTGATACGAAAGGCCTAACACCTGTTTATCTATCTGTTACGCGGAAAACAGATCCCAAAATCAGTGAAGTACTTTTACATGATCATGCGACACTAGGCATTCAAGACAGTCAAGGGTGGCAGGAAGTGCATCAG GTTGCCGTTATTGCCGGTAATCTAGAGCTGGCAGAAATGATTCAAAATTACAAAAACGAGGATATTG TCCCGTTCCGTGGACCACCACGATATAATCCCAGGCGTCGATCCGGGTTAGGCTGGGGATCGACGTTATCTCGCATATATGGTGGACCACCGTCCCCCTGCCCGTCCGAGCATCCATTCAGTTCTGCTAGTTCCAGCCTGTCTGAGGGTTCCAGCCATCGAAGCCATGAAGATGACATCAGTATCGTGACAG ATAAAAGCCTGGGAGATACAAGCGATATCATCAGCGACTCTTCTGGTGTCGGAACAAATTCTGACAGTGCTGCCTGCTCCATAGGTCATCCAAGCACAACTGTTGTTTGCATGGAAGGATACGATGCCGGGCTTTCAGGACATATACACATACAACCAGGCGATGTGATTGAAGTGGTCGGTTCCACCGACTGTGGTTTACTGGAAGGTTTTGTACGTGGTACAAACAAGACGGGTTTCTTTCCGGCCAGCTGTGTGCAAGAAGTGCAGTTTCGCCAGAAGAGTATTATAAACGTTTCCACCTCAACACCTCACCATCACTATCTGATAAATACTAGTAGTAATGAAATAGTCAGTCATAATCTACAACAACAATtgcatcagcaacaacaacagcaacaacagcaacagcagcagcatcagcagcaacaacaacaacaacagccatcTTTGTttgaacagcagcaacacactcAGCTTCATTATAACAGCCAAACAGCACCAAGAATGAAAAAATC AATTATTGGAGAACCTCGGACAGTAGTGCTACATCGTGCCAAACGCGGTTTCGGATTCATTCTTCGTGGAGCAAAAGCTTCTTCGCCATTGATGCAGCTCAAACCATCGCCACGTTGTCCGGCATTGCAATATTTAGATGATGTTGACCCAGGAGGTGTGGCAGATATTGCTGGTCTGAAGCCAGGAGACTTCCTATTAGCC ATTAACAGTGAAGATGTAACATGTGCATCACACGAGCACGTGGTTGATTTGATCCGCAATTCCGGTTCGCTGGTGTCAATGACGGTTGTTACACTATCACAAAATCTTATAAACTCTATGATGCTGGAAGCATCCGAGATAGGAAGTCAACATTCCTCCGGATCGGGCATGAGTACTCCAATATCATCCCGACAGTGTTCGACGCTTCCCCGGCGTATGAATAGTGGCCCACCGGGAAGTAACTGTAAGCAACCTGCGCCAATGCCTCCCCGTCGTGACCCAAAGACTACACTGAGCGTAGGACGAGCGCGGGCAAAATCGATGGTGGCAGGCTTAGAAGGTGGTGGAGAAAAATGTACAGACGACGATGAACTATTGAGTGCGACCAAATCAACTTCTGCGGAATCGATTCATCAAGCACAGACTCAACTGTTGCAAGCACAACAACAGTGTCACTCGGCTATTGGAACACCCACACAGACAGGACCGGGTACGCCCGTTCAACCTCGTACAGCTAGTATCAAGTCGCGTCCAACATCTAGTCGAATAACGGCCGCGGAATTGGAAGAGCTATTCCAGCGCCAACAAGGGGCTGATGCAAACCGCTGTTCTATGCTAATGTCAAGCTCAAGATTCCAATCAACTGGATTTGACAGTGGTGCTGGTACACCGCCGATTTCACCACAAAAGGGACCGATCGTGTATGCCAGCGTTGCTGAAATGAAGCgcaaaaaatcatccaaagcgGGAATGGGCACGCTAAAAGGACGTCCTATACCGATACCCCAGGTCGGTTCGGATCTAAAACGGACCTTCCACAGTACACCTGATCTAGCATCAATGTCTTCGTCCAATCAGAACGGTGGATCATCGTTGCACTATGGGAGCAGTTCCGGAACTGGATCGCAGCTGGCAATCAACGCTAACGGGTGGTATAACACCGTTGGTCACAAGGGGCACCGATCTCAGGACGATATGCACAGTCTGCACATGTCCCTGCAAAGACTGAATCTTCCACCACCAAACCATCCACCTCCACCCCCGCCAGTGGGGCAAGTTGTAAAAGTGGATGTTTCTCGGGGCTCCGAGTATGAATGTCTTACCGCCTTACGGAAGCATATAGCCCAGAAAGCCAAAGTTCAATCCCTAGTGCAGGAAGCAGAAGTTATGTCCAGTTTCAAACCAGCATCGAATGCCAAACTGTACGCTTCCCCTCAGGATATTCGAAACGTTGGTTATCGTACGGTTAACGTCGCTGGGGCTACTACTTCACCATCACTCACGGGTTCAACATCGGCTGCTGGAAACAACAGTGCCTCTTCTTGTGGTAGTAATGGAAGTAACACGAACTCCAATGTGGAG CTCTGCAAATCTGGTTCACTTCGGTCAAATGCTAGCTCGACGATCAACATAAACTCTAGCGCCGTAACAGGTTCCGTAATTAATAACGTGACAACAGTAACGATCAGTGGAAATGGAAACGTTGCCACTAATAGTACGTCTTCAAATCAGTACGCTCAACCTGGTCGCCCGGGCGCAGatactcaacaacaaattgcCCAACCACAAGCACTTTATAAATCTCCACCTAATAGTGCACCTCCACTACCCGAGCCAGATTACAGTTTGAGTGAATCAGATCCGGATGAGGATAACTCGGTACGTTTGGTGCGTACgcatattaaaacaaatggagatcttaaaacacaaaatccaGGAATGGCAGCCGAAACAAGTGGCAACAGTAACACAAG TGGTAGCTCGACCGGCTCCAGCTCTATGCCCCAATCATTCTCGGTGGAAGAAATACAGAAGATTCGCACGAAACTAAAATCGTCTAAATCGTACCCGAACGACTTCTTACGGCAACAAAACAGCCAGCCATCTCAACCGGGTGTAGAACACGGTGCATCGGGCGGTGTGCCTCACGAAGAAGGCGATAATTCATCGTCTGGTGTAAGCAGCGATCAAGAAATAACGATCACTTGTAACGATACAGCCAAGCAGCCAAAACCGTCATTCCCCAAGCAGATGGTTGGTACCACTGTTTTAAAGACAAATGTCACCACCTCTACCCTAGCAGCCGCAGGAACTGGGGCAAGTGGCTTGATTGAATCAAAAAAAGTGACATTGCATCTAGGGGCATCCGCCGATACGAAGttgcaacacaacaacaatctcaCCGAACGAAGAAATGATGCTgctgataatgatgatgctgatcaAGATGATAATGATAGTCCTAGCCCACCTGCGACTGGATTCCAGCGGCATAATTCACTCACCCGGAAACAGGCAGCCACCATTGCCGCAAATCGTGCGAAGgcaaaccaacaaaatatACAGCAACGGCATGCAGTAACGTTAGCTACCTTACCGCCCCCAATTGAGGCAGCCGACTCCGACGAAGCTGACTCTTGGTCACATCCTCTTCAATCTTCAGGTGGTGATGGCGCCGCACAATTAGTCGAGGGTGCCGGCATGGTGGTTTTAGCACCACCTCCAGAATTTAGCGATTCAACCGTCAGCCATATTACTGGTCCAATTTCCGGTGGTGTTAGCATTAACGTGCAACCACATCACTCCCATCAACATacgcatcagcatcatcagcatcaacatgtacatcatcatcatcaacatacGGGAAGCGGCGGATCACTCGCGCTTGGTGGTCACAACCCAAATTGCAAGCGCGTCCGTATTGTTGGTGCGGTGCCGAAAGTAAATCGTATGAACAGTCAGTAA